A stretch of Desulfotignum phosphitoxidans DSM 13687 DNA encodes these proteins:
- a CDS encoding translation initiation factor IF-2 N-terminal domain-containing protein, with product MTKIRVYELARDLNMTNKALLDKLEELCIEGKGHLSSLEYTEVKQIKRNIFGKTHKESLDTLVKPSVIRRRIPIIPDWEIFEKEVRNLLTQQGWAVTPEHILGPKKVDAYAEKTTDFMQKKKIAIECKYYEKPLSKSEVVTIVVDYLPLIQNNYVDTLLIVTSNGLSPAAVTYAKDTEGIVHIKFLELLYSSIDFSNYVQGIRAQYTMDELPVLYTYQSAKDIENSHILDVAEHILDWTESEDEQPLAIFGGYGIGKSTLAKRLAYVLAKRHMLDSQKRIPIMIGLDDVTSDQSLDGLLGRHFTSFATVPNFNFHIFLQLNNRGRFVIILDGFDEMKKTMSWESLQYNFTQFNKLIGKNTKVILLGRPTAFISEAEYIEAIQGKRSIGGTLKQIPGWPEYKEYRLLRFELKQIKEYVQKYKTTKIFQGQKPHQINRFYNILERYKKHKLLDLASRPVQLKMLLQILPHYKGSLDIFTETILYSEFVELIIRRDLKKRARSAYNLKERRLFASKLAFWMWQNDATLEISVSSIPDDIFKGFERKDVHIDAVKRDLISGCFLEKKPPEGLYLPHRSFLEFLVADWLVRLVERKDENLLEIPFVSPEIIAFFNELVGKKNVLEWRDWLRRISKNRAIEEQCVELFKETCKYYNIRVTSTLLNELRHIKPQKKKENSIDELKASEDLDNYPIKKRKQKKMPHRLGGVTKKKNLRGVKC from the coding sequence ATGACCAAAATTAGAGTATATGAATTAGCCAGAGATTTGAATATGACCAACAAAGCTCTGCTTGACAAATTAGAAGAGCTTTGCATTGAGGGTAAGGGTCATCTGAGTTCATTGGAGTATACTGAGGTCAAACAGATCAAGAGAAACATTTTTGGTAAAACCCATAAGGAATCTTTAGATACTTTAGTTAAGCCATCTGTGATTCGGCGTAGAATCCCAATAATTCCTGACTGGGAAATTTTTGAAAAGGAAGTTCGGAATTTGTTAACCCAACAAGGATGGGCAGTAACACCTGAACATATTTTAGGTCCAAAAAAAGTTGATGCTTATGCAGAAAAAACCACAGATTTCATGCAGAAAAAGAAGATTGCAATCGAATGTAAATATTATGAAAAACCATTGTCAAAATCTGAGGTTGTCACTATTGTTGTAGATTATTTACCCTTGATACAGAATAATTACGTAGACACTTTACTGATTGTCACGTCAAATGGGTTGTCGCCTGCTGCAGTAACATATGCCAAAGATACAGAAGGAATTGTTCACATAAAATTTTTAGAACTTCTATATTCTTCTATTGATTTTTCCAATTATGTCCAAGGGATTAGAGCACAATATACAATGGATGAATTGCCTGTTTTGTATACATATCAGTCTGCAAAAGACATCGAAAATTCTCATATCTTGGATGTTGCTGAGCATATACTTGATTGGACAGAATCAGAGGATGAGCAACCTCTTGCAATTTTTGGTGGTTATGGAATAGGAAAGTCAACCTTGGCAAAAAGGCTTGCCTATGTACTTGCGAAGCGACACATGCTTGACTCCCAGAAACGGATTCCAATAATGATCGGTTTGGATGATGTAACATCTGACCAATCATTAGATGGCCTTTTAGGTCGTCATTTCACGTCATTTGCCACTGTACCAAATTTCAATTTTCATATTTTTTTACAGTTAAATAATAGAGGCCGTTTCGTCATAATTTTAGATGGTTTTGATGAAATGAAAAAAACAATGAGCTGGGAATCTTTACAATACAATTTCACACAATTTAATAAACTTATCGGTAAAAATACCAAGGTTATACTATTGGGTCGACCAACAGCTTTTATTTCAGAAGCTGAATATATAGAGGCTATACAGGGAAAAAGATCCATTGGTGGCACCTTAAAACAGATTCCAGGTTGGCCGGAATATAAAGAATACCGATTGTTACGCTTTGAATTAAAACAAATAAAAGAATACGTACAAAAATATAAAACCACAAAAATATTTCAAGGCCAAAAGCCCCACCAAATAAATCGATTTTACAATATTCTGGAACGATACAAAAAACACAAATTGCTGGATCTTGCTAGCAGACCGGTACAGCTTAAAATGTTACTTCAAATTTTGCCCCATTATAAAGGATCGTTAGATATTTTCACAGAAACTATTTTATATTCAGAATTTGTAGAACTGATAATCCGAAGAGATCTCAAAAAAAGAGCTCGAAGTGCATACAATTTGAAAGAAAGAAGATTATTTGCTTCCAAATTAGCATTTTGGATGTGGCAAAATGATGCTACATTAGAAATCTCTGTCTCCTCAATACCAGATGATATATTTAAAGGATTTGAACGAAAAGACGTGCATATTGATGCAGTGAAAAGAGATTTAATATCTGGTTGCTTCTTGGAAAAAAAACCACCAGAAGGTTTGTATTTACCTCATCGTTCATTTCTTGAGTTCTTGGTGGCTGATTGGCTTGTACGCTTGGTTGAAAGAAAAGATGAAAATTTGTTAGAAATCCCGTTCGTATCTCCAGAAATTATTGCTTTTTTTAATGAGTTGGTTGGCAAAAAAAATGTGTTGGAATGGAGAGATTGGTTACGAAGAATATCCAAAAATAGAGCTATTGAAGAACAATGTGTTGAATTGTTCAAAGAAACATGTAAATACTATAACATCAGGGTCACTTCCACATTACTTAACGAACTCAGACATATTAAGCCACAGAAAAAAAAGGAAAATTCAATTGATGAATTGAAGGCATCAGAGGATTTGGACAATTACCCGATAAAGAAACGAAAACAGAAAAAAATGCCCCATCGTCTTGGTGGCGTTACAAAAAAGAAAAATTTAAGAGGTGTTAAGTGTTGA
- a CDS encoding Pycsar system effector family protein: MSEETVLVSQADAELDRLLGWVRAAESRLALVLPLSTAMIGALAVLMPSAPNWTVPGGSASAFAAFFLFLSIVFAACASFPRTTGPKGSLIYFGGIVSRDLSQYVEAVKSATQQTYLDDMLTQCHRNAQIAERKYTWIQRSMACLFLAALPWGFALFILYSGTP; this comes from the coding sequence ATGTCAGAAGAAACGGTATTGGTATCTCAAGCAGATGCGGAACTCGACCGCCTTCTGGGCTGGGTGCGTGCAGCCGAATCCAGGCTGGCTCTTGTGCTCCCTCTCTCTACGGCGATGATAGGAGCTCTGGCCGTTCTCATGCCCTCGGCTCCCAACTGGACTGTACCGGGAGGAAGCGCTTCTGCTTTCGCCGCGTTTTTCTTGTTTCTAAGCATTGTGTTCGCGGCATGCGCTTCGTTCCCGCGAACGACTGGTCCAAAGGGATCACTCATATACTTCGGCGGGATCGTAAGCAGGGATCTTTCCCAGTACGTGGAAGCGGTTAAGTCTGCCACACAGCAAACCTATCTCGACGATATGCTGACCCAGTGCCACCGCAACGCGCAGATTGCCGAACGAAAGTACACCTGGATTCAACGCTCCATGGCATGCCTCTTTCTCGCAGCGCTTCCGTGGGGTTTCGCGCTGTTCATCCTCTATTCGGGAACACCCTAA
- the gmk gene encoding guanylate kinase, which translates to MKQNGQLFVISAPSGAGKTTLIQQVMVRFPGVSYSVSHTTRPPRPGEIDGKDYFFVTEQNFTQMIQAGEWLEWARVHGNYYGTSRAFVEKQLAAGNSLLLDIDVQGARQVMDAGLDPVTIFILPPSIEVLRQRLETRGTDSAQTIALRLENAKKEIALTHLYKYVVKNDDLTTAADQLCAIFDQEITSAGNKRKSSNV; encoded by the coding sequence ATGAAACAAAACGGCCAATTGTTTGTGATTTCCGCGCCTTCCGGGGCCGGTAAAACCACGTTAATTCAACAGGTCATGGTCCGGTTTCCCGGGGTGTCGTATTCGGTGTCTCACACCACGCGCCCGCCCAGGCCCGGAGAGATCGACGGCAAAGATTATTTTTTTGTCACAGAACAAAACTTCACCCAAATGATCCAGGCGGGAGAATGGCTGGAATGGGCCCGGGTCCATGGGAATTATTACGGCACTTCCCGGGCGTTTGTGGAAAAACAGCTGGCAGCCGGGAACAGCCTGCTTTTGGATATCGATGTCCAGGGGGCCCGGCAGGTCATGGATGCCGGCCTGGATCCGGTTACGATTTTTATTTTGCCCCCGTCCATTGAGGTGCTGCGCCAACGTCTGGAAACAAGGGGCACGGACAGTGCGCAAACCATTGCCCTGCGTCTGGAAAACGCCAAAAAGGAAATCGCGTTGACCCATCTTTATAAGTATGTGGTGAAGAATGATGATCTGACAACGGCGGCGGATCAATTGTGTGCCATTTTCGACCAGGAGATCACATCTGCCGGAAACAAGCGGAAATCCAGCAATGTCTGA
- the icd gene encoding NADP-dependent isocitrate dehydrogenase → MQQPISITSNGTWQVPDYPSVACIKGDGIGSDIWPNARIVLDAAVNAVFGEEKKIDWVPVPAGAASFKETGHWLPDQTLETIRNLKVAIKGPLATPVGKGIRSLNVRLRKELDLYACIRPVKYYPPVPSPVKHPEKVDMVVFRENTEDVYAGMEWEAGTPECRQLMHMLKTRLNCNLPESSALGLKPMSPENTRRLVKKACEYALENNRKSVTLMHKGNIMKFTEGGFRKWGYEAAFDCFGDRMITEDVLYARYEGVVPDGHVVVRDRIADMVFADVLLKPDQYDIIACPNLNGDYISDALAAQVGGLGMAPGANIGDACAVFEATHGTAPDIAGKDAANPCSLMLSGAMMLDHLGWHAAGDAVRRAVGRALAGGQVTSDLADQIPGAKAVSCSGFSRIVMENLFVTA, encoded by the coding sequence ATGCAGCAACCTATTTCAATTACTTCCAACGGAACATGGCAGGTGCCGGATTATCCGTCAGTGGCCTGTATAAAAGGCGACGGCATTGGATCCGACATCTGGCCCAATGCCCGGATTGTGCTGGATGCGGCCGTCAATGCCGTATTTGGAGAAGAAAAAAAAATTGACTGGGTCCCGGTGCCGGCCGGTGCAGCCAGTTTCAAAGAAACCGGACACTGGCTTCCGGATCAGACGCTTGAAACCATCCGGAATTTGAAAGTCGCCATCAAAGGTCCTTTGGCCACGCCCGTGGGAAAAGGCATCCGAAGCCTGAACGTCCGGTTGCGAAAAGAACTGGACCTGTATGCCTGTATCCGGCCGGTCAAGTATTATCCCCCCGTGCCCAGTCCGGTGAAACACCCGGAAAAAGTGGATATGGTGGTTTTTAGGGAAAACACGGAAGATGTCTATGCCGGCATGGAATGGGAAGCCGGCACCCCGGAGTGCCGGCAGTTGATGCACATGCTCAAAACCCGTCTGAACTGCAATCTGCCGGAATCAAGCGCTTTGGGGCTCAAGCCCATGTCACCGGAAAACACCCGGCGCCTGGTTAAAAAAGCGTGTGAATACGCGTTGGAAAACAACCGCAAAAGTGTGACTCTGATGCACAAGGGCAATATCATGAAATTCACGGAAGGCGGGTTTCGCAAATGGGGGTATGAAGCGGCATTTGACTGTTTCGGAGACCGGATGATCACTGAGGATGTGCTGTACGCCAGATATGAAGGTGTGGTGCCGGACGGCCATGTGGTGGTCAGAGACCGGATCGCGGATATGGTGTTCGCCGATGTGTTGCTCAAGCCGGACCAGTATGATATCATTGCCTGTCCCAATCTGAACGGAGATTATATTTCCGATGCCCTGGCCGCCCAGGTGGGCGGGCTGGGAATGGCCCCGGGTGCCAATATCGGGGATGCCTGCGCTGTGTTTGAGGCCACCCACGGCACAGCCCCGGACATTGCCGGTAAAGATGCGGCCAATCCCTGTTCCCTGATGCTGTCCGGGGCCATGATGCTGGATCATCTGGGGTGGCACGCGGCCGGAGATGCCGTGCGCCGGGCCGTGGGCCGGGCCCTGGCAGGAGGACAGGTCACATCGGATCTGGCAGACCAGATCCCGGGGGCAAAGGCGGTATCATGTTCCGGATTTTCACGGATCGTCATGGAAAACCTGTTTGTAACAGCCTGA
- a CDS encoding ComF family protein, whose protein sequence is MFRIFTDRHGKPVCNSLKKTVQRVGALVFPDMCLNCRALLPVSKEPDFSEPAFFCAECRARGLPAFEPPYCRICGHMFDTGDTHVCETCLTDPPVVHRVRAALAYQGLVPEIVPLFKYHARLSLTPFFDSLMFNALDRYFRDTEIHWIVPVPLHPKKLRQRGFNQSLLLVRRLYDTYERHYGARPGWQVDASVLKRVRYTHSQTGLDIAARKNNLKNAFQVPDPARVKNAGILLVDDVYTTGATSNEAARALLAGGAVRVDVLVLARA, encoded by the coding sequence ATGTTCCGGATTTTCACGGATCGTCATGGAAAACCTGTTTGTAACAGCCTGAAAAAAACCGTTCAAAGGGTTGGGGCACTGGTGTTTCCGGACATGTGCCTCAACTGCCGGGCATTGCTGCCCGTTTCGAAGGAACCTGATTTTTCAGAGCCGGCTTTTTTCTGTGCAGAGTGTCGCGCCAGAGGACTTCCAGCATTCGAGCCCCCTTATTGCCGGATATGCGGCCATATGTTTGACACGGGAGACACCCATGTTTGTGAAACCTGCCTCACAGACCCTCCCGTGGTTCACCGGGTCCGGGCGGCCCTGGCCTATCAGGGACTGGTGCCTGAGATCGTTCCTTTGTTCAAATACCACGCCCGGCTGTCGTTGACCCCGTTTTTTGATTCCCTGATGTTCAATGCATTGGATCGATATTTCAGGGACACGGAAATCCACTGGATTGTGCCCGTGCCCCTGCACCCGAAAAAACTGCGGCAAAGAGGATTCAACCAGTCGTTGCTCCTGGTACGCCGGCTTTACGACACATATGAGCGACATTATGGCGCGCGTCCGGGGTGGCAGGTGGATGCTTCCGTATTGAAACGGGTCCGGTACACCCATTCTCAAACCGGGCTGGACATTGCCGCACGGAAAAACAATTTAAAGAACGCGTTTCAGGTTCCGGACCCGGCCCGGGTGAAAAATGCCGGCATTTTACTGGTGGATGATGTGTACACCACCGGGGCCACAAGCAATGAAGCAGCCCGGGCTCTGCTGGCTGGGGGCGCGGTCCGGGTGGATGTCCTGGTGCTGGCCCGGGCCTGA
- a CDS encoding DUF370 domain-containing protein, which produces MEQVVLNIGFGNTVVADRVVTILTPNSSPMKRLKDEAKDDRRLIDATHGRKTRAIIITDSNHVILSAIQAETLSSRFETLIRNPEQAQEK; this is translated from the coding sequence ATGGAACAGGTCGTGCTGAACATCGGTTTCGGCAATACCGTGGTGGCGGACCGGGTGGTGACAATTCTCACCCCGAATTCCAGTCCTATGAAACGCCTCAAGGATGAGGCCAAAGATGACCGCCGTCTCATCGATGCCACCCATGGCAGAAAAACCCGGGCCATTATCATCACGGACAGCAACCATGTGATTCTATCGGCCATTCAGGCGGAAACCCTGTCCTCCCGGTTTGAAACCTTGATCCGGAACCCGGAACAGGCCCAGGAAAAATGA
- a CDS encoding type II toxin-antitoxin system Phd/YefM family antitoxin — translation MQVYTYSEARQKLALVLEQAENTGKVLIRRKDGRTFALVLEKNISSPLDVPSIKAKIATQEIVDIVRQGRER, via the coding sequence ATGCAGGTTTATACCTATTCAGAAGCCAGGCAAAAGCTTGCGTTGGTGTTAGAACAGGCTGAAAATACCGGCAAGGTGTTAATTCGAAGGAAAGATGGGCGGACTTTTGCTTTGGTTCTTGAAAAAAATATTTCATCTCCATTAGATGTGCCTTCGATAAAAGCAAAAATAGCAACACAAGAAATTGTGGATATCGTCAGACAAGGAAGAGAAAGATGA
- the rlmB gene encoding 23S rRNA (guanosine(2251)-2'-O)-methyltransferase RlmB, protein MSEPGMEILFGFHSVVEALKAGRRRFEGLYLFKKLSGRRKDIVMAAAKTAGIPVSFTDTRQLDALARGGVHQGIAARATLFPVFREPELMAQIAQRQLPFHALILDQIEDPQNVGALIRTALCTGIDYIVIPKDRSALPGPGVSRASAGAMEHASIFVVTNTASTIRTLKTHNAWVAGLDAAGSTLLHQADLTGNLVLVVGGEHKGVRPGVLKVCDFVISIPIKSPVTSLNASVAGAMAMYEALRQKIVN, encoded by the coding sequence ATGTCTGAGCCGGGCATGGAAATCCTTTTCGGGTTTCACAGCGTGGTTGAAGCCCTGAAAGCCGGACGCCGCCGGTTTGAAGGCCTGTATCTGTTCAAGAAACTGTCGGGCCGCCGCAAGGACATTGTCATGGCTGCGGCAAAAACAGCCGGCATTCCCGTGTCCTTCACCGATACCCGGCAGCTGGATGCGCTTGCCCGGGGCGGGGTTCACCAGGGGATTGCGGCCCGGGCCACCTTGTTTCCCGTATTTCGTGAACCGGAGCTCATGGCACAGATTGCCCAAAGACAACTCCCGTTTCACGCATTGATTCTGGATCAGATTGAAGACCCCCAGAATGTGGGGGCACTGATCCGCACGGCCCTGTGCACGGGAATCGATTATATCGTAATTCCCAAAGACCGGTCCGCACTGCCCGGTCCCGGGGTTTCCCGGGCTTCGGCCGGTGCCATGGAGCATGCATCCATTTTTGTGGTCACCAATACCGCGTCAACCATCCGGACCCTTAAAACACACAACGCCTGGGTGGCCGGCTTGGATGCCGCAGGCAGCACGTTGCTGCACCAGGCGGATTTGACCGGAAATCTGGTCCTGGTGGTGGGCGGGGAACACAAAGGGGTTCGTCCGGGCGTGCTTAAAGTGTGCGATTTTGTCATTTCCATTCCCATTAAAAGTCCGGTCACCTCTTTGAATGCGTCAGTGGCCGGGGCCATGGCCATGTACGAGGCCCTGCGCCAGAAAATTGTCAATTAA
- a CDS encoding type II toxin-antitoxin system Phd/YefM family antitoxin — translation MTILSATEARSNLYRLIDQTSSSHEPIIITGKRGNAVLLSEEDWKSIQETLFLLSIPGMRDSIREGLATPIDDCQEELDW, via the coding sequence ATGACAATATTATCTGCAACAGAAGCACGCTCAAATCTTTACAGGCTCATTGATCAAACATCATCTTCTCATGAGCCTATCATTATTACAGGCAAAAGAGGAAATGCGGTTCTTCTCTCGGAAGAAGACTGGAAATCAATTCAGGAAACCCTGTTTCTTTTGAGCATTCCAGGTATGCGTGACTCGATCAGGGAAGGCCTTGCCACGCCAATAGACGATTGTCAAGAGGAACTTGACTGGTGA
- a CDS encoding YicC/YloC family endoribonuclease translates to MIKSMTAFAKAVHTKDLITAEAVIKSYNSRHLDFAVYLPEPCQGLEEEIKKIATRYHQRGRMEIRVTIQDEGSRENGFDVDEAKALSYFKALKQITDHLGLSREPELADVLSARNIIVPAVENPDQALLAQVVSEAVDLAARDLDRMRRAEGENLYQDLMARITEIEDQMDQLKSLSGDIPVLYKKRLQDRLARLTADQGEIDPVRLAQEVAILADKSDVSEEIVRISSHIHQFRKTMNADRSQGQTLNFLIQEFNREFNTIGSKAGQAALSHMVVELKSKLEKIREQVQNIE, encoded by the coding sequence ATGATAAAAAGCATGACCGCGTTTGCCAAAGCGGTCCATACAAAGGATCTGATCACGGCCGAAGCAGTGATCAAATCCTATAATTCCAGGCACCTGGATTTTGCTGTGTACCTGCCTGAACCCTGCCAGGGGCTGGAAGAGGAAATCAAAAAGATTGCAACCCGGTATCACCAGCGGGGACGGATGGAAATCCGGGTCACGATCCAGGATGAAGGCTCCCGGGAGAACGGGTTTGACGTGGATGAAGCAAAGGCATTGAGCTATTTTAAAGCGTTGAAACAGATCACCGATCATCTGGGGCTTTCCCGGGAACCGGAACTGGCGGATGTGCTGTCTGCCAGAAATATCATTGTGCCGGCCGTGGAAAATCCGGACCAGGCCCTGTTGGCCCAAGTGGTGTCTGAAGCTGTGGATCTGGCGGCCCGGGATCTGGACCGGATGCGCCGGGCCGAAGGGGAAAACCTGTACCAGGACCTGATGGCCCGGATCACAGAGATTGAAGATCAGATGGATCAGCTAAAATCTCTGTCCGGTGACATCCCCGTGCTGTATAAAAAACGGCTTCAAGACCGGCTGGCCAGACTCACGGCAGACCAGGGAGAGATCGATCCCGTCCGTCTGGCCCAGGAAGTGGCTATACTGGCGGATAAAAGTGACGTGTCCGAGGAGATCGTCCGGATTTCAAGCCATATCCATCAGTTCAGGAAAACAATGAATGCGGACAGATCCCAGGGCCAGACCCTGAATTTTCTGATCCAGGAATTCAACCGGGAGTTCAACACCATTGGATCCAAGGCCGGTCAGGCGGCGTTGTCTCACATGGTGGTGGAACTGAAATCAAAACTGGAAAAAATCCGGGAACAGGTGCAGAACATTGAGTAA
- a CDS encoding Txe/YoeB family addiction module toxin: MSWKVVFTKQAQKDAKKISSSGLKSKAEEIIEILRNDPYQTPPPYEKLIGDLSGACSRRLNIQHRIVYQIYNDEKIVKVIRMWTHYE; encoded by the coding sequence GTGAGCTGGAAGGTGGTGTTTACCAAACAAGCTCAGAAGGATGCTAAAAAAATTTCCTCATCCGGACTGAAATCAAAGGCAGAAGAAATCATAGAGATATTGAGAAATGATCCATACCAGACACCACCCCCCTATGAGAAACTGATCGGCGACTTATCAGGTGCCTGTTCAAGAAGGCTGAATATTCAACACAGAATTGTTTACCAGATTTATAATGATGAAAAAATCGTTAAAGTGATTCGAATGTGGACCCACTACGAGTAG
- a CDS encoding DNA-3-methyladenine glycosylase I, with amino-acid sequence MQRCDWCLKDPIYIKYHDTEWGVPVHDDNKIFEFLILEGAQAGLSWLTILKRRQGYRKAFADFDPAKVARFTPERIADLLQNKAIIRNKLKVASAVSNARVFLDIQTKFGSFDQYAWQFVDGRPKVNTYTSVDQIPATSKESDAFSKDLKQRGFKFVGSTIIYAHMQATGMVNDHLVSCFRHQEVKKL; translated from the coding sequence ATGCAGCGCTGTGACTGGTGTCTGAAAGATCCGATATATATCAAGTACCATGACACGGAATGGGGCGTGCCCGTGCATGATGACAACAAGATCTTTGAATTTCTGATCCTGGAAGGGGCCCAGGCCGGGCTGTCCTGGCTGACCATTCTCAAGCGAAGGCAAGGATACCGCAAAGCGTTTGCCGATTTCGATCCGGCCAAAGTGGCCCGGTTCACGCCGGAACGGATCGCAGACCTGCTCCAGAACAAGGCCATCATCCGCAATAAGCTCAAGGTGGCATCCGCCGTGAGCAACGCCCGAGTGTTTTTGGACATCCAGACCAAGTTCGGGTCTTTTGATCAGTATGCCTGGCAGTTTGTGGACGGCCGGCCAAAGGTCAATACCTATACTTCAGTGGACCAGATACCGGCCACCTCCAAAGAATCGGACGCGTTTTCCAAAGACCTGAAACAGCGGGGTTTCAAGTTTGTGGGCTCCACCATCATCTATGCCCATATGCAGGCCACGGGCATGGTGAACGATCATCTGGTGTCGTGTTTCCGGCATCAGGAGGTGAAAAAGCTTTGA